The Carassius auratus strain Wakin chromosome 5, ASM336829v1, whole genome shotgun sequence genome includes a window with the following:
- the spring1 gene encoding SREBP regulating gene protein, producing the protein MYYVQEERTIRDRTLLEVRGSDHPIQWKIKFLLGNSSRQISQCRNSIQGKRLLTDELGYVCERKDLLVNGCCNVNAPSSSQHVCKSCLANGCCRIYEYCVSCCLQPDKQPVLEHFLNRAAEGFQNLFTAVEDHFELCLAKCRTSSQSVQHENTYRNPQAKYCYGESPPELLPI; encoded by the exons ATGTACTATGTACAGGAGGAGCGAACCATCCGTGATCGGACCCTCCTGGAGGTGAGGGGCTCGGACCATCCCATCCAGTGGAAGATCAAGTTCCTCCTGGGTAACAGCAGCAGGCAGATCTCACAGTGCAGGAACTCCATTCAGGGAAAGAGGCTTCTCACGGATGAACTGG GTTATGTGTGTGAGAGGAAGGATTTACTGGTGAATGGATGTTGTAATGTCAATGCTCCCAGCTCGAGCCAGCATGTCTGTAAAAGCTGTCTGGCCAATGGCTGCTGTAGGATTTATGAGTACTGCGTTTCCTGCTGCCTCCAGCCTGATAAG CAACCTGTTTTGGAGCATTTTCTAAACCGAGCAGCAGAAGGGTTCCAGAACCTCTTCACCGCAGTTGAAGATCATTTTGAGTTGTGTCTTGCCAAGTGCCGTACTTCCTCACAG AGCGTCCAACATGAAAACACCTACAGGAACCCGCAGGCGAAGTACTGCTATGGCGAGAGTCCTCCAGAACTGCTGCCTATATGA